In Streptomyces chartreusis, the following proteins share a genomic window:
- a CDS encoding FAD binding domain-containing protein, with protein sequence MDLNTVVEIRDAREPRPWRPGDAWLGGGTYLFSEPQPHLRRLVDLSRTDWEPVRRHPDGSLEIAATCTIARLSRFAKGLSVQTAPLFEQCCRAFLASFKIWNMATVGGNLCNALPAGPMISLTAALDGECLLVAQDGVRRRVRVADFVTGAGRKDLTEGELLRSVTLPARALDCRTAFRQASLYGLGRSGVLVIGALDPLDGSLAVTVTASTVRPIRLWFPLPPTAGALRSAIGAAVADDEWFDDIHGLPEWRRHMTYRYAEEIRKEVVR encoded by the coding sequence ATGGACCTGAACACGGTGGTGGAGATACGCGACGCCAGGGAGCCCCGGCCCTGGCGGCCGGGCGACGCCTGGCTGGGCGGCGGCACGTATCTGTTCTCCGAGCCGCAGCCTCACCTGCGGCGTCTGGTGGACCTGAGCCGGACCGACTGGGAACCGGTGCGACGGCATCCGGACGGCTCGCTGGAGATCGCCGCGACCTGCACCATCGCCCGGCTCTCACGCTTCGCGAAGGGCCTCTCGGTGCAGACGGCGCCGCTGTTCGAGCAGTGCTGCCGGGCCTTCCTCGCCTCGTTCAAGATCTGGAACATGGCGACCGTCGGCGGCAACCTGTGCAACGCCCTCCCGGCCGGCCCGATGATCTCCCTGACCGCCGCTCTCGACGGTGAGTGCCTGCTCGTCGCCCAGGACGGTGTACGCCGCCGGGTGCGCGTCGCCGACTTCGTGACCGGCGCGGGCCGCAAGGACCTGACCGAGGGCGAGTTGCTGCGGTCCGTGACCCTGCCGGCCCGCGCCCTCGACTGCCGTACGGCGTTCCGGCAGGCGTCGCTGTACGGGCTGGGTCGCTCCGGTGTGCTGGTCATCGGCGCGCTGGACCCGCTCGACGGATCGCTCGCGGTCACGGTGACCGCGTCGACCGTGCGGCCGATCCGGCTGTGGTTCCCGCTGCCGCCGACCGCCGGGGCGCTGCGGTCGGCGATCGGCGCGGCCGTGGCGGACGACGAGTGGTTCGACGACATCCATGGGCTGCCCGAGTGGCGGCGGCACATGACGTACCGGTACGCGGAGGAGATCCGCAAGGAGGTGGTCCGATGA
- a CDS encoding PucR family transcriptional regulator, which translates to MHVEHLLRDETLGLRLLWAEDTLLDREISGVTVTDLEDPVRFVRPGEVVLSGLVWWTPDGGQDKAERFVAGLRGADAAVLLAGEETHGTVPDDLVEACVRHGIPVAAVPAHVMFRAVTDQVYFQQWGELSRHHALPEVARARLSRLAAQDAGPEALLAAAFAHLGRTAAAYVLTATGRTVAATEGARALPAEEAVAALMDGSGTTIPVDAEAATTPYERLHLYLPDPDAAPPRMLHEVAAILGRGQEARTRRRAAARRAVDELGTLLARSGTEATDVAAALRTCGLPNADGPYQVVTADTADRREGLAEGALAEAVAHVAGPGPAAVGRLADGTAFAVVPGDLPAGFGEVWPLVAGCEPSVPLHGGAGSPAAGPEGLAGALAEARYALASARSTAPDASLLTDATAFTGLDTLLTGVPAEVRTAYSRTVLGSLIDTGNTSAAPLLHTLRTFLACDGSWARTAEALHLHVNTVHYRIQRIEHFTGRDLSRLADRLDLWAALLCRS; encoded by the coding sequence ATGCACGTCGAACACCTCCTGAGGGACGAGACCCTCGGCCTGCGCCTGCTGTGGGCCGAGGACACACTGCTGGACCGGGAGATCAGCGGTGTCACCGTCACGGATCTGGAGGACCCCGTCCGCTTCGTGCGGCCGGGAGAAGTCGTGCTCAGCGGACTGGTGTGGTGGACGCCGGACGGCGGGCAGGACAAGGCGGAGCGCTTCGTGGCCGGGCTGCGTGGCGCCGACGCCGCCGTGCTGCTGGCGGGGGAGGAGACGCACGGCACGGTCCCCGACGACCTCGTCGAGGCGTGCGTACGGCACGGCATCCCGGTGGCGGCCGTCCCGGCCCATGTGATGTTCCGGGCCGTCACCGACCAGGTGTACTTCCAGCAGTGGGGGGAGCTGAGCCGCCATCACGCGCTGCCCGAGGTCGCCCGTGCCCGGCTGAGCCGGCTCGCCGCTCAGGACGCCGGCCCGGAGGCGTTGCTCGCCGCCGCTTTCGCCCACCTCGGACGGACGGCCGCCGCCTACGTCCTCACCGCCACCGGACGCACGGTCGCGGCCACCGAGGGCGCCCGCGCACTGCCCGCCGAGGAGGCCGTCGCGGCGCTGATGGACGGCTCCGGCACGACGATCCCGGTCGACGCCGAGGCCGCCACCACACCGTACGAACGCCTGCACCTCTACCTCCCCGACCCGGACGCCGCCCCGCCCCGCATGCTGCACGAGGTCGCCGCGATCCTCGGCCGCGGCCAGGAAGCACGGACCCGGCGCCGCGCCGCCGCCCGCCGGGCGGTGGACGAACTCGGCACACTGCTGGCCCGGTCCGGCACCGAGGCCACCGACGTGGCGGCCGCACTGCGGACCTGCGGCCTGCCGAACGCCGACGGCCCGTACCAGGTGGTCACCGCCGACACCGCTGACCGGCGCGAGGGCCTGGCGGAAGGCGCGCTCGCGGAGGCGGTGGCGCACGTGGCCGGGCCGGGACCCGCGGCCGTGGGACGGCTCGCGGACGGCACCGCCTTCGCGGTCGTCCCCGGCGACCTCCCCGCCGGCTTCGGCGAGGTCTGGCCGCTCGTCGCCGGATGCGAACCGTCCGTGCCGCTGCACGGCGGCGCCGGGTCACCGGCCGCCGGGCCGGAGGGGCTTGCAGGGGCACTGGCGGAGGCCCGCTACGCCCTGGCCTCGGCACGGAGCACCGCGCCGGACGCCTCCCTCCTCACCGACGCCACCGCGTTCACCGGCCTCGACACGCTGCTGACCGGAGTGCCGGCCGAGGTCCGCACCGCGTACAGCCGCACCGTCCTCGGATCCCTCATCGACACCGGAAACACCTCCGCCGCCCCGTTGTTGCACACCCTGCGGACCTTCCTCGCCTGCGACGGCTCCTGGGCCCGCACCGCGGAGGCCCTGCACCTGCACGTCAACACCGTCCACTACCGCATCCAGCGCATCGAGCACTTCACCGGACGCGACCTGTCCCGCCTCGCCGACCGCCTAGACCTGTGGGCGGCCCTGCTGTGCCGGTCGTGA
- a CDS encoding LysR family transcriptional regulator: MQLRQLEYLVALARERHFVRAAAACYVSQPSLSAAIRRLEHELGVPIVRRGRRYEGLTPEGEVVLAWAHRMLAERDALRQELSSLRDGLTGTLRLGVVPTALPAASLLTTPFCERHSRAGVSIESLSSADITYGLTEFELDAAMTYLDDDTLGDLRRLPLYEERYMLLTPLDGPLAGAGSASWSQAAALPLCLLNSRMRNRRIMDECFAADGATATPAIESDTVAGLYAHLPRGRWSSVISHAWLHMFGVPEGMRVVPLEGPAHGPRVGLVTGPDEPPSVLAGALLAVAREAGVREALDALLRTYLDAHDH, translated from the coding sequence ATGCAACTGCGCCAGCTGGAATACCTGGTCGCCCTCGCCCGCGAACGTCACTTCGTCCGCGCGGCCGCCGCCTGCTACGTCTCCCAGCCCTCACTGTCGGCCGCGATACGGCGGCTGGAACACGAGCTGGGCGTGCCGATCGTGCGCCGCGGCAGACGCTACGAGGGCCTGACCCCGGAGGGCGAGGTGGTGCTGGCCTGGGCGCACCGCATGCTCGCCGAACGCGACGCCCTGCGCCAGGAGTTGTCGTCCCTGCGCGACGGCCTTACCGGCACGCTCCGCCTCGGCGTCGTCCCCACCGCGCTGCCCGCCGCCTCCCTCCTGACGACCCCCTTCTGCGAACGCCACTCCCGGGCCGGCGTCAGCATCGAGTCGCTCTCCTCGGCCGACATCACCTACGGGCTCACCGAGTTCGAACTGGACGCGGCGATGACGTACCTCGACGACGACACGCTGGGCGACCTGCGCCGACTGCCCCTGTACGAGGAGCGGTACATGCTGCTGACGCCGTTGGACGGGCCGCTCGCGGGCGCCGGGTCGGCGAGCTGGTCGCAGGCCGCGGCGCTGCCGCTGTGCCTGCTGAACTCCCGTATGCGCAACCGCCGCATCATGGACGAGTGCTTCGCCGCGGACGGCGCCACCGCCACCCCGGCGATCGAGTCGGACACCGTCGCCGGCCTGTACGCGCACCTTCCGCGCGGCCGCTGGTCGAGCGTCATCTCGCACGCCTGGCTGCACATGTTCGGCGTACCGGAGGGGATGCGGGTGGTCCCGCTGGAAGGACCCGCGCACGGACCGCGGGTGGGGCTGGTGACCGGCCCCGACGAACCGCCCTCCGTCCTGGCCGGCGCCTTGCTGGCGGTGGCGCGGGAGGCCGGCGTACGGGAGGCCCTGGACGCGTTGCTGCGGACGTATCTCGACGCTCACGACCACTGA